The following coding sequences are from one Delphinus delphis chromosome 19, mDelDel1.2, whole genome shotgun sequence window:
- the FBF1 gene encoding fas-binding factor 1, which produces MAPKTKKGLKGSIDDVLGDLLGDETTPPEKPVKLASRARDATGAAQALPPSRARAKSLLEDDAFSTRAGLAGADAEVSDISDADPQALLQAMKDLDEMDADLLGLKKSNLASSKRSAKGSGKEEQPSPLKPAGVLTTNEKRDAIPTKKLSPSPTSLGHQYRKFSFEDLEDPLAGLLSDDEEGIAKKLPETESKTASVKSPALARDQAPSITLTPGNTPVRKKEELLFDDGDDIMATLGFGDSPKAERRHTGDQEGPLPARSKLDELLGRGTAAKLLARPGTREHREFKLDKKYQRPQDKEDPGGDEDFTFGAYQPTVGSSEGRQSRRQSVRFFEGGTDPKGEPGSRQSTPAASSPTQPRRGGADWLGLKDEGLDLLPSSPTREARRGPPPASQHSAPSHHSAPAGLPSLGAQPPTEGTGSPAEGSQPSQPGASGKKEEDWLSHALSRKKSQGLSGEEHDAACKGQLSVGALPSDSQPAAGTQGLEPAAAGGTPGTAAQKPPARPAASGSPVTWKPAALALHAGDPEGGAAPGDCSGTEPAIGFPSSQEAPGLSVPVQSLLPESLAWSLLPGSEYQQQLLAAQAQLQRGTAELQADLLQSQARLAELEAQVRKLELERTQHLLLLESLQQRHQADLELIDSAHRSRVKVLETSYQQREERLRRENEELCAQYLSRCQEAEQARAELTAQHQRRLAATVQEKDQEMERLRELQRASILEMRKDHEEQLQRLKLLKDREIDAVTSATSHTRSLNGIIEQMEKFSSSLHELSSRVEASHLSTAQERELGIRQRDEQLRALQERLSRQQRDMEEERGRLQEVIGKMEARLGEQSRLLEQERWRVNAEQSKAESAQRALEEQRKVVAQQMAVEREEMERARSALLEEQKSVMHKCGEERRRLAAEWAEFWAQQKLSKERAERAVERALQVDTQREGTLVSLAKEQAELKLRASELRAKEDQLAAEREALEQERRELRLEKERVSAAAQRIRLRAEEVESMSQVASQKYEEGERALREARQVQAEQQARLQLVQRQQEQLRQQERHVHQENLSLAQQRLQLDRIRQDLPSGPVGLLSRAQGSAASGLSAIMAPVPPAPQCSQLPASLGPSHLYAKLVLLKHTAEQDRDFLENEQFFLETLKKASYNVTSHSA; this is translated from the exons ATG gcACCAAAAACCAAGAAGGGATTGAAAG gttCCATCGATGATGTCCTTGGTGACCTCCTGGGAGATGAGA cgaCACCGCCTGAGAAGCCTGTTAAACTAGCTTCACGTGCCAGAGACGCCACAGGTGCAGCTCAGGCGCTCCCTCCCTCAAGGGCTAGAGCAAA GTCCCTCTTGGAAGATGATGCCTTCAGCACCAGGGCAGGCCTGGCAGGAGCTGATGCTGAG GTTTCAGACATCTCTGATGCAGACCCGCAGGCTCTGCTCCAGGCCATGAAG GATCTGGATGAAATGGATGCTGACCTCCTGGGTCTGAAGAAGTCTAATCTAGCCTCAAGCAAAAGGTCTGCAAAGGGTTCTGGGAAAGAAGAGCAGCCTAGTCCTCTTAAACCTGCTGGTGTGTTAACAACCAATGAGAAAC GAGATGCCATTCCCACCAAGAAGCTAtctccctctcccaccagccTTGGGCATCAGTACAGGAAGTTCTCCTTCGAAG ACTTGGAAGACCCGTTGGCAGGACTTCTCTCTGATGATGAGGAAGGAATCGCCAAGAAGCTGCCGGAGACGGAGAGTAAAACAGCTTCCGTAAAGAGCCCAGCCCTGGCCAGAGATCAAG CGCCCTCTATCACTCTAACTCCTGGGAACACTCCAGTCCGAAAGAAAGAAGAGTTGCTCTTTGACGATGGGGACGACATCATGGCCACCCTGGGGTTTGGAGACAGTCCCAAAGCAGAGAGGAGGCACACGGGAGACCA GGAAGGGCCCCTCCCTGCCCGCTCCAAGCTGGATGAGCTGCTGGGTCGGGGCACTGCCGCCAAACTCCTGGCCCGTCCGGGCACCAGGGAGCACAGGGAATTCAAGCTGGACAAGAAGTATCAGCGGCCACAGG ACAAAGAAGACCCCGGGGGTGACGAGGACTTCACCTTTGGGGCCTATCAGCCCACCGTGGGCTCCTCCGAGGGCCGGCAGTCCCGCCGGCAGTCCGTCAG GTTCTTTGAAGGCGGCACAGACCCCAAGGGAGAACCAGGCTCCAGACAGAGCACCCCAGCAGCATCCAGCCCTACCcagcccaggaggggaggtgctgACTGGCTGGGCCTCAAGGACGAAGGCCTGGACCTGCTCCcttcctccccgaccagggaggcTCGGAGGGGCCCCCCTCCCGCCAGCCAGCATTCTGCTCCCAGCCACCACTCTGCCCCGGCCGGGCTGCCCTCCTTGGGGGCACAGCCACCAACCGAGGGTACCGGTTCTCCTGCCGAAGGCAGCCAGCCTTCCCAGCCAGGAGCGtctgggaagaaggaggaggactgGCTGAGCCATGCCCTGTCTCGGAAGAAGTCCCAAGGTCTGTCCGGAGAGGAGCACGACGCAGCCTGTAAGGGCCAGCTCTCGGTAGGGGCGCTGCCTTCCGACAG CCAGCCTGCTGCCGGCACCCAAGGGCTCGAGCCAGCAGCCGCCGGGGGGACCCCAGGCACGGCAGCACAGAAGCCGCCTGCCCGGCCTGCCGCCTCAGG GTCCCCCGTGACTTGGAAGCCCGCTGCCTTGGCCCTCCACGCGGGTGACCCAGAGGGGGGAGCAGCCCCTGGAGATTGCTCCGGCACTG AGCCTGCAATTGGTTTCCCAAGCTCCCAGGAAGCCCCAGGGCTCTCTGTGCCCGTCCAG TCCCTGCTCCCAGAGTCCCTGGCCTGGAGCCTGCTGCCCGGCTCCGAGTACCAGCAGCAGCTCCTGGCGGCACAGGCTCAGCTTCAGAGGGGCACTGCCGAGCTCCAGGCCGACCTCCTGCAGAGCCAGGCCCGGCTGGCGGAGCTCGAGGCCCAG GTGCGGAAGCTCGAGCTGGAGCGGACGCAGCACCTGCTGCTGCTGGAAAGTTTGCAGCAGAGGCACCAGGCAGACCTGGAGCTCATCGACAGCGCCCACAG GAGCCGAGTCAAGGTGCTAGAAACATCGTACCAGCAACGGGAAGAGCGTCTGCGGAGAGAGAACGAGGAGCTGTGTGCCCAGTATCTGTCGCGCTGCCAGGAGGCTGAGCAGGCCCGCGCCGAGCTCACAGCCCAGCACCAGCGGCGCTTGGCGGCCACCGTGCAGGAGAAGGACCAGGAGATGGAGCGGCTCCGGGAGCTGCAGCG GGCCTCCATCCTGGAGATGCGCAAGGACCACGAGGAGCAGCTGCAGCGGCTGAAGCTGCTGAAGGACCGGGAGATCGACGCCGTCACCAGCGCCACCTCCCATACGCG GTCCCTGAATGGCATCATCGAGCAGATGGAGAAGTTCTCCAGCAGCCTGCACGAGCTGTCCTCCCGCGTGGAGGCCTCGCACCTCAGCACTGCCCAGGAGCGGGAGCTGGGGATCCGGCAGCGAGACGAGCAGCTCCGAG CGCTGCAGGAGAGGCTGAGCCGGCAGCAGCGGGACATGGAGGAGGAGCGGGGCCGGCTGCAGGAGGTCATCGGGAAGATGGAGGCGCGCCTGGGCGAGCAGAGCCGGCTGCTGGAGCAG GAACGCTGGCGGGTGAACGCCGAGCAGTCCAAGGCCGAGTCCGCGCAGCGCGCTCTGGAGGAGCAGAGGAAGGTGGTGGCCCAGCAGATGGCCGTGGAGCGGGAGGAGATGGAGAGGGCCAGG AGTGCCCTGCTGGAGGAGCAGAAGTCCGTCATGCACAAATGTGGGGAGGAGCGGCGGCGCCTGGCGGCCGAGTGGGCCGAGTTCTGGGCACAGCAGAAGCTGAGTAAGGAGCGGGCCGAGCGTGCGGTGGAGCGGGCGCTGCAGGTGGACACCCAGCGGGAGGGCACCCTCGTCAGCCTGGCCAAG GAACAGGCAGAGCTGAAGCTCAGGGCAAGTGAGCTCCGGGCCAAAGAGGACCAGCTGGCGGCCGAGAGGGAGGCTCTGGAACAGGAGCGCCGGGAGCTGCGGCTGGAGAAGGAGAGGGTCAGCGCCGCCGCCCAGCGCATCAGGCTGCGCGCTGAGGAGGTGGAGAGCATGAGCCAG GTGGCCTCGCAGAAGTACGAGGAGGGGGAGCGGGCCCTGCGCGAGGCCCGGCAGGTGCAGGCAGAGCAGCAGGCCCGGCTGCAGCTGGTGCAGCGGCAGCAGGAGCAGCTGCGGCAGCAGGAGCGGCACGTGCACCAG GAGAATCTGAGTCTGGCCCAGCAGCGGCTGCAGCTGGATCGTATCCGACAGGACCTGCCCTCTGGGCCCGTGGGGCTGCTCTCCAGGGCCCAGGGCTCGGCAGCCTCTGGCCTGAGTG CCATCATGGCTCCTGTCCCCCCGGCTCCTCAGTGCAGCCAGCTGCCAGCCAGCCTGGGCCCCTCGCACCTCTACGCCAAGCTGGTGCTGCTGAAACACACAGCTGAGCAG GACCGTGACTTCCTGGAGAACGAACAGTTCTTCCTGGAGACCCTGAAGAAAGCCTCCTACAACGTGACGTCGCATTCAGCCTGA